GACAGCGATGGGGACAGAGAAGGGACACCGCCACCAGCCACGATGGAGACGTCGAGTCTGGTGAGGAGCTTAGCACTTTAAAACCCAATGACTTGAGGAAACACCAGAAGCAGCAGAAGAAAAGCAAGGACTCTAACAGAGAAGTCACCTCAAAAGAGACTGACTCATTTGTTGGACATCCCCAGTCCCCAAAGAAAGCCAGTACAAGTGGACAGGAGCAAGAGAAgatgaaaaagtcaaagaaaaaaaacctgccaAAGCACCCGGAAGAGGAGAAAAGCAGAGAAGGGACATCAAAGTCTGGGTTTGACACTCAGATGTCCCCTTATGGTAAAGACAAAACACTGCAGCAATCCAGAGGTAAATTGTAGGTTAGTTTTtgagatgttttcttaattctCAGCAGGTACACACATTTTATTTGGAATGTGACGGTTTATGATGGATTAAATTAATTAAgagttaaatcttttttttagctTCAAGTGCCAATTCTCCTGCTGACAAGAGTAAGAACAAAGGAGGCAGAGGATCAAAGAAACAAGTGTTTGAATCCTACATGGCATTTGAGGAGGTTTCCCATGGCCTTAAAAGAGGAGAACTTATTCAGGTAAAAACCCAGGGTTACTGTTCCTGAAACTGTATTCAAATCTATATTGAGTATGGGTAACACAATAAACTGGTGGAATTATTTCCTAATTCGACATACTTTCTCTGCAGGGACAGATAAGAATCAACCCAAAGAAATACCACGAAGCTTTTGTCCCATCTCCTGTAAGTTCAACACAGAATGCATTTGACACAATGTGTcaaatgtaatgttttgctGCTTCAACAACTTGTTTAATgggttctaaaaaaaaaaaagcactccCTTTTTGATTTTTGCAGGATGACACACGGGATATATTTCTGGATGGGATTGTGGCTCGTAACAGAGCATTGAATGGAGACATAGTGGTGGTGCAAATTCTCCCCCGGGAGCAGTGGAAGGTAAACTGTACTTACCTATCTGTGTACAGTATAGTTTTAGTTTGTAAGCCTGATGTCTTAAACTTTTGGCGTCAGCTTTTcaagttttattattattattattattattattattattataggctCCATTTTAGACTGATGATAAATGCTTTCTGTTTAGGTTGTGAGGTCAGATACTGACTGTGATGGCACCAGTGAGTCAGAGAGCCTGAAAGAAAACATTGTGCAGAAAAAGACAGCACGCACCCCCAGGCCTGATGTTACTGTGGAAGACCAGTGTAGCGACCAGGATGAACTCATCCGCAAAGTGCAGAATACCACCCTCACTGACACAGGTACTGTAAAGGAGTTGTGATTATAGCAGCTGTTGCCTATCACAATCAATATAGGGACTTGTGGTATCTGTGtttgaatattttatttactggTCTAAGAAGAGTATCATTGCAcagaagcaaaaaaacaaataaaagcaaTAGTTCAGCTAATGCATCTAATTTTTTCCTTTCATCTGATGGAAATAGTGGAACCTCTGGAAGACCCCTCAACACCACGGCCCAATGGGGAAATACTCCAAAAGACTGCTAAAGTGAGTGTCCCACCTATCAGCTGTGCTGTATTtcttagattatttttttttaccaagtaTTTTCCAGATAAAACTAACCACAATGATACAGgtggtggtagtagtagtagtagtagtagtagtactgcTTAACATGAAATAACGGCAGGGCTATAACGGCACCACGAGTAATGCTAAGTTGCCACAAcaacttcacaataaaagctacACATTTATCGTCACTGAAAAGCTTTTACTATGAAAAGAAACTAAAAGAAATTTTGTTTGCACTAACGATAACCTAAGATCAGAAACGTTCTGCTTGGTCTTTCACTTGTTCCTTGGCAGCAGTTTGTCATTTGTGCTCAGGATAGTAAATAGACACTTACCATTTGTCTGGCAGGTGGTGTACATTGTTGAAAAGAAACACTCGAGAGCTGTGACAGGCTTCCTGAAATTCCTACCAGATAAGCCTTTTGCCATGTTCTCCCCCGTGGACCACCGGGTGCCACGGATTAACGTTTTCCTTGCTGACTGTCCCGAAGACTTTAGTTCCCGCCCGGGGGACTACAGCAACACCTTGTTCATATGTCGGATCACCAGCTGGGCAGCCGACAGCAACTTTGCAGAAGGGTGAGTGTTCTGTTCAAAGCTTGATGCAGGGAACCACTTTAACAGTATAACAACCAACCGGACTCTCTCCTAATGTTTCCTCCAGTCAACTTGCTAAGACACTGGGTCAGGCTGGAGAAATTGAGCCAGAGACGGAGGGCATCCTGGTAGAGTACGACGTTGATTTTTCTGAGTTCTCAGATGAGGTGTTAGACTGCCTTCCCAAGAACTTGCCCTGGACCATCCCACCTGAGGAGatgagaaaaaggagagaccTGAGGTAGGACTGTGAAGCCCATACATGCTTATGTAGCTCTACATTCTTATCCTTTTTTACGAATATGTTCTCTGAGTGGGAACATACTACATGAGCCAGATCCAGCTTGGCACAAAAATAAAGATGTGAGCTCTATAGACCCAGACACATGATTGCTTATAATTGAGCTACTGATAATGTGACGCTTTGCCAtccaattagggctgcaactaaccattattttcattgtcgattaatctgttgattattctCTCAATTGataaattgattatcaaaatagttggcgattattataatagttgacaactaatcgattcattgattaatctttgcagctctgcaCATCTAATGGCAATAAACAAGTGTATTAAGTCTTAATTTAGGACATGTATTTCTATAATTCACAAAGCATTGTTTTTCATGTAGGAAGGAGTGTATCTTCACCATTGACCCCTCTACCGCCAGAGACCTGGACGACGCTCTGTCCTGTAAACAACTCCCTGATGGTAATCTAACTTAACTGAGGAGCTaagtgatgataatgatgaacATGAATTCTGATATAGATACTATTTTTCCAGTTGGATGGGAAGTTGTGTCATAAACTGTCTTTTCAACTCAGGTAACTTTGAGGTGGGAGTCCACATTGCTGATGTGAGTTATTTTGTGGGGGAGGACAACGCTCTGGATGCCATTGCCAGCCAGAGAGCAACTAGTGTGTATATGGTTCAAAAGGTGAGTGCTGCTTGacctgtttattttatttatatacttAGCTTAACTTATGAATAACTTATTCAGAACTCACTGTGTGCATGTCTTTTGTCACTGTCCAGGTGATCCCCATGTTGCCCAGGCTGCTGTGTGAGGAGCTGTGCAGTCTGAATCCTCTCACTGACAGACTCACTTTCTCTGTCATTTGGAAAATCACACCGGAGGGGAAGGTATGACCATATCAAATTCATGGACCAGTTAGAGTTGCACTCAAACAGTAGAAGGTTAAGTTCATCAGGTAGCGTCTGATGGCTGATTGATTAAGCTGAAATGGTGCTGCCATTTGCTTggggtgtttgtttttttttttcctgttttgtgATTCATCTCATTGGTTCCACTTCACCTGCCCAGATCCTGAGTGAGTGGTTTGGCCGCTCAGTCATCCGCTCCTGCGTGAAGCTGAGTTACGACCATGCTCAGAGCATGATCGAAGCCCCTGAAAAGATGTTCTCTGCTGAGGAGCTGCCACCTGCGGACCCTGAGCACCCCATCGATGAGATCCATCAGGCTGTGCTCAACCTGCACTCCATTGCCAAGAACCTACGGGCTCAGCGCTTCTCCGGCGGAGCCCTCAGACTCGACCAGGTTAGTACTCGTTGCCTTGTGTTTGACTCTGACCTCTATGGTAGGGTTTCCTTTCATACAGTAGTTAAGAAATTGGGCATGGTAAAGACTGTGTAGCTGTGTATTTCAAAATAAGTGTTCCACAAAGATAGTTCGAGAGTTTGCTGGAAGATATCTATCAA
This Sander lucioperca isolate FBNREF2018 chromosome 9, SLUC_FBN_1.2, whole genome shotgun sequence DNA region includes the following protein-coding sequences:
- the dis3l2 gene encoding DIS3-like exonuclease 2 isoform X2, which encodes MDSPRQSKNRNREPKRSQTQSSTPPQKDAYARLLSQHSSSKFSLYLEQYAKDTAFQREGNGPSTLLKAQSDRQNIPQRKRDQVPNDFSDSSDFSPSSMKSKGEESSLSLYMEKLSTRNAQQDCERKQGVSDRQRWGQRRDTATSHDGDVESGEELSTLKPNDLRKHQKQQKKSKDSNREVTSKETDSFVGHPQSPKKASTSGQEQEKMKKSKKKNLPKHPEEEKSREGTSKSGFDTQMSPYASSANSPADKSKNKGGRGSKKQVFESYMAFEEVSHGLKRGELIQGQIRINPKKYHEAFVPSPDDTRDIFLDGIVARNRALNGDIVVVQILPREQWKVVRSDTDCDGTSESESLKENIVQKKTARTPRPDVTVEDQCSDQDELIRKVQNTTLTDTVEPLEDPSTPRPNGEILQKTAKVVYIVEKKHSRAVTGFLKFLPDKPFAMFSPVDHRVPRINVFLADCPEDFSSRPGDYSNTLFICRITSWAADSNFAEGQLAKTLGQAGEIEPETEGILVEYDVDFSEFSDEVLDCLPKNLPWTIPPEEMRKRRDLRKECIFTIDPSTARDLDDALSCKQLPDGNFEVGVHIADVSYFVGEDNALDAIASQRATSVYMVQKVIPMLPRLLCEELCSLNPLTDRLTFSVIWKITPEGKILSEWFGRSVIRSCVKLSYDHAQSMIEAPEKMFSAEELPPADPEHPIDEIHQAVLNLHSIAKNLRAQRFSGGALRLDQLKLSFTLDKETMMPQGCYVYQYRDSNKLVEEFMLLANIATAHHIHSRFPELALLRRHPPPKAKMVDELQELCDQLGIDIDLSSAGALHKSLNTTLGDDEYTTARKEVLTHMCSRPMQMALYFCTGVLKEEPLFKHYALNVPLYTHFTSPIRRYADIIVHRLLASSLNCGPNLGLSTEEVQKQASHCNDKKTLSKRVQELSSELFFGVFVKDCGPLDSEAMVMGVLDQSFDVLVLRYGVQKRIYCKSVAGLDSFHHRKVGKKSELTLVWTPEDPEKAPEEQVISIFTLVEVQLKADGAPMKYSAMLKRPEENES
- the dis3l2 gene encoding DIS3-like exonuclease 2 isoform X1, whose product is MDSPRQSKNRNREPKRSQTQSSTPPQKDAYARLLSQHSSSKFSLYLEQYAKDTAFQREGNGPSTLLKAQSDRQNIPQRKRDQVPNDFSDSSDFSPSSMKSKGEESSLSLYMEKLSTRNAQQDCERKQGVSDRQRWGQRRDTATSHDGDVESGEELSTLKPNDLRKHQKQQKKSKDSNREVTSKETDSFVGHPQSPKKASTSGQEQEKMKKSKKKNLPKHPEEEKSREGTSKSGFDTQMSPYGKDKTLQQSRASSANSPADKSKNKGGRGSKKQVFESYMAFEEVSHGLKRGELIQGQIRINPKKYHEAFVPSPDDTRDIFLDGIVARNRALNGDIVVVQILPREQWKVVRSDTDCDGTSESESLKENIVQKKTARTPRPDVTVEDQCSDQDELIRKVQNTTLTDTVEPLEDPSTPRPNGEILQKTAKVVYIVEKKHSRAVTGFLKFLPDKPFAMFSPVDHRVPRINVFLADCPEDFSSRPGDYSNTLFICRITSWAADSNFAEGQLAKTLGQAGEIEPETEGILVEYDVDFSEFSDEVLDCLPKNLPWTIPPEEMRKRRDLRKECIFTIDPSTARDLDDALSCKQLPDGNFEVGVHIADVSYFVGEDNALDAIASQRATSVYMVQKVIPMLPRLLCEELCSLNPLTDRLTFSVIWKITPEGKILSEWFGRSVIRSCVKLSYDHAQSMIEAPEKMFSAEELPPADPEHPIDEIHQAVLNLHSIAKNLRAQRFSGGALRLDQLKLSFTLDKETMMPQGCYVYQYRDSNKLVEEFMLLANIATAHHIHSRFPELALLRRHPPPKAKMVDELQELCDQLGIDIDLSSAGALHKSLNTTLGDDEYTTARKEVLTHMCSRPMQMALYFCTGVLKEEPLFKHYALNVPLYTHFTSPIRRYADIIVHRLLASSLNCGPNLGLSTEEVQKQASHCNDKKTLSKRVQELSSELFFGVFVKDCGPLDSEAMVMGVLDQSFDVLVLRYGVQKRIYCKSVAGLDSFHHRKVGKKSELTLVWTPEDPEKAPEEQVISIFTLVEVQLKADGAPMKYSAMLKRPEENES